The genome window GGCGCTTCGTCTTGTGGGCGGCCCTATCGGTGTTCGCCGCGGCGCTGACGCTCGCGTGGCTGCTGGCGCGGGTCGCCGGCCGCCCGCTCGAGGAGATGGCGGCCGTGGCCAAGAGGCTGGCGGCGGGCGAGTACGGCGCGCGGGTGCGCGGGCCGCTCGGCGGCGACGAGCGGGCCCTCCTCGGAGAGACGCTCAACGTCCTGGCCGCGCGGGTGGAGGAGACGATCGGCGAGCTGTCCCGCGACAAGGGCCGCCTCGCGGCGGTGCTCGACCAGATGGCCGAGGGCGTGGTCGCCGTGGACGCGGAGGGCCGCGTCCTGCTCGTCAACCCCGCCCTGTCCCGCCTGCTCGGCATCGATGCGGAGCAGGCGCGCGGGCGCGGCCACCTTGAGAGCCTGCGCCATCACGGCCTCGCCGAGCTCGTGGGCGAGGTCCTTCGCGGCGGCGCCCCCGCGGCGCGCGAGCTCCGGCTGTTCTCCCCCGACGAGCTCGTCTTCGACGCCCATGCCGCCCCCCTCCAGCAGGGCGGCAAGGCCGCCGGCGCTCTCGTCGTGCTCCACGACATCACGCGCCTGCGCCGCCTCGAGCTGGTACGCCGCGATTTCGTCGCCAACGTCAGCCACGAGCTGCGCACGCCGCTGTCGTCGATCAAGGGCTTCGCCGAGACCCTGCGCGAGGGCGCGGTCGACGACAAGGAGAACCGCCTCGGCTTCCTCGCGACGATCGAGGAGCAGGCGGTCCATCTCGCCAAGCTCGTGGACGACCTCCTCGACCTTTCCTCCATAGAGTCCGGGCACCGCCAGCCGACCCTCGCGCCGACCGACCTGCGGGCGCTGGCGGTGGACGTCACCCGCCGCTTCGCCCCCGCCGCGACCGAGCGCGGAGTGTCCCTGGCGACGCTCTCGTCCGGGCCTCTGACGGCGCTCGCCGACTCCGAGCAGGTCCGCCAGGTCCTCGCGAACCTCATCGACAACGCGATCAAGTACACCGAGCCCGGCGGGCGCGTCGAGATCGCGCTCGAGGCGAAGGGCGCCGAGGCCGTCGCCTCCGTCCGCGACACCGGCGTGGGCATCCCCGAGACCGACCTGGCGCGCGTCTTCGAGCGCTTCTACCGCGTGGACAAGAGCCGCTCGCGCGAGGCCGGCGGGACCGGCCTGGGGCTCGCCATCGTCAAGCATCTCGTCGAGGCGCAGGGCGGCCGCGTCTGGGTCGAGAGCCGCCAGCCCGGCGGGTCGACCTTCTTCTTCGCGCTCAAAGCCGCGTAATTTTTTACCTGCCAAAGTGGCAGGTTGATGCAACTTTTTCGGGGGGTCATTCGTATAGTAGGTATGGACCCCATAGCCGACCCGATAACCGAGCTGCTGCGATTCTGCTGCGAATCCTCCGATGACGAGCTGTTCAGGCGTCTGGAGAGCAGGAATATCAGCGAGCGCGCCCATCTGGTGGATGTTCTCGCGATCCTGGGCGAGTTGCACGCGCGACGTGCCGTGCTTCCGAAGTCTTTCCCCTCCTTGTTCATGTATTGCACGCAAGTGCTCGGGTACTGCGAACGGACGGCTTACCGGCGCGTCGCGGTCGCGAAGGAGAGCCGCAAATATCCCGTGATCCTGCGGCTGCTGCGAGCCGGAAAAATCCATCTCACCGCGATAGTGCTCCTTCGCGACCACCTGACGCAGACGAACCACGAGGAGGTCCTGGCGCGGGCCGAAGGCGCGTCGATGGATCAGCTCAAGAGGATGGCGGCCGCGATGAGCCCGGTGCCCATCGCTCCGCCGGAAAGAACGCGAGTGATCGCCGTGGTCGAAAAGGAGAAGATCCTCGGCGGCTTTGAAGCGGTCCACGTCAAAGGCGAGCAGCCCGAAATGGGACTCGCATCCGGTCCGGCGTTCAAATTCCGGACCGAGCACGTGTTCACTCTCGGGGAGGCCGCGGAAGCCAAGCTGACGCGGGTGCGAGAGCTGCTGGCGCACAGATTCCCGATGGGCGACGTCGAGACAATCTTCGAGGCGGCGCTCGACGCCTTGCTCGACGCGGTCGATCCGGACCGGCGGAAGGCGCGGCCTGATCCTGACTCGCGTCCTCTCGCCGACCAGACGCGGCGCATCCCCGATTGGGTGAAGCGAAAGGTGCGAGACCGCGATGAGGATCGCTGTGCCTTCGTCTCTCGAGATGGGATCAGGTGCGGCGAGCGCCGGTTCCTTCAGTTCGACCACATCGTCCCGTGGTCCTTGGGAGGGCGATCCGACGATCCGGCGAACGTCCGTCAGCTCTGCGGGGCACATAATCGCTGGGCTTGGCGTCACGCGTTCGTCACGCGGAGTTGACCCCCGCAGTACGGACCATTCGTCATGGATGCGTTACTCTGTGTCCATGAAACCTACATTCCTCCTCGCCGCTCTTCTCGCCCTCGCCGCCGTCCCCGCCTCCGCCCAGCTCGACAAGCTCAAGCTGTCCGAGACCATCCAGTCCATCAAGTTCTCCGGCGACATCCGCCTGCGCGACGACATGAGCGCCAAGCGCGGCGCGGGCCAGAACGACCGCGGCCGCCTGCGCTACCGCCTGCGCTTCGGCCCCGAGATCGAG of Elusimicrobiota bacterium contains these proteins:
- a CDS encoding PAS domain-containing protein; protein product: MSRPAGRFAPRLALAVGALLAAAIGALGLVFAEDLGRELTGDLTRSLLIQARLGARESTPDAKALGAACECRATVIDRDGAVLGDSSLDEEGLSHAENHRARPEVAAALLGREASAVRRSATIGVHHLYAAAPVPAPGGGVRGAVRLSLPLTEVARRVALARRFVLWAALSVFAAALTLAWLLARVAGRPLEEMAAVAKRLAAGEYGARVRGPLGGDERALLGETLNVLAARVEETIGELSRDKGRLAAVLDQMAEGVVAVDAEGRVLLVNPALSRLLGIDAEQARGRGHLESLRHHGLAELVGEVLRGGAPAARELRLFSPDELVFDAHAAPLQQGGKAAGALVVLHDITRLRRLELVRRDFVANVSHELRTPLSSIKGFAETLREGAVDDKENRLGFLATIEEQAVHLAKLVDDLLDLSSIESGHRQPTLAPTDLRALAVDVTRRFAPAATERGVSLATLSSGPLTALADSEQVRQVLANLIDNAIKYTEPGGRVEIALEAKGAEAVASVRDTGVGIPETDLARVFERFYRVDKSRSREAGGTGLGLAIVKHLVEAQGGRVWVESRQPGGSTFFFALKAA
- a CDS encoding HNH endonuclease; translated protein: MDPIADPITELLRFCCESSDDELFRRLESRNISERAHLVDVLAILGELHARRAVLPKSFPSLFMYCTQVLGYCERTAYRRVAVAKESRKYPVILRLLRAGKIHLTAIVLLRDHLTQTNHEEVLARAEGASMDQLKRMAAAMSPVPIAPPERTRVIAVVEKEKILGGFEAVHVKGEQPEMGLASGPAFKFRTEHVFTLGEAAEAKLTRVRELLAHRFPMGDVETIFEAALDALLDAVDPDRRKARPDPDSRPLADQTRRIPDWVKRKVRDRDEDRCAFVSRDGIRCGERRFLQFDHIVPWSLGGRSDDPANVRQLCGAHNRWAWRHAFVTRS